From Candidatus Aminicenantes bacterium, the proteins below share one genomic window:
- a CDS encoding peptidylprolyl isomerase — MTALKIIASLAFVIIVPLGVRSCLLSEGNWITCRLRTTAGEIQFRVYPDKVPLTAANFLRYVEAGLYNGSTFFRVVTPDNQPNNPVKIEVIQGGDVDEKKCFPPVAHETTARTGLTHKNGTVSMARDAPGTATSSFFICIGRQPELDFGGRRNPDGQGFAAFGRVVKGMEVVRKIQRMDRDGQYLKKPVLITSLIRLMKPSELPANTGSRPWRKAGIGVIWEAIRAGFERMTFTDYATLFLVLAVLGWLGWHGLLSQRWARGESPAWEGSSWASGRRDLESAPSWLRVLGLVFFLLFITLLALILIGGF, encoded by the coding sequence ATGACTGCGCTGAAGATCATCGCCAGCCTGGCATTCGTCATCATCGTGCCGCTCGGGGTCCGCTCCTGCCTGCTGAGCGAGGGAAACTGGATCACCTGCCGCCTGCGCACCACTGCCGGCGAGATCCAATTCCGCGTCTACCCCGACAAGGTGCCGCTCACCGCCGCCAACTTCCTGCGTTACGTCGAGGCTGGCCTATACAACGGCAGCACGTTCTTCCGCGTCGTCACCCCCGACAACCAGCCGAACAACCCGGTCAAGATCGAGGTCATCCAGGGCGGCGATGTGGACGAAAAAAAATGCTTCCCGCCCGTCGCCCACGAGACGACGGCGCGCACCGGCCTGACGCACAAGAACGGCACCGTGTCGATGGCCCGCGACGCGCCCGGCACGGCCACCAGCAGCTTCTTCATCTGCATCGGCCGCCAGCCCGAGCTCGATTTCGGCGGCCGGCGCAACCCCGATGGCCAGGGTTTCGCCGCCTTCGGCCGCGTGGTCAAGGGGATGGAGGTGGTCAGGAAAATCCAGCGTATGGACCGCGACGGCCAGTACCTGAAAAAACCGGTGCTCATCACCTCGCTCATCCGCTTGATGAAGCCGTCGGAGTTGCCGGCGAATACGGGATCAAGGCCGTGGCGGAAGGCCGGCATCGGTGTGATCTGGGAGGCGATCCGCGCCGGCTTCGAACGCATGACATTCACCGATTACGCGACCCTGTTCCTGGTCCTGGCTGTGCTAGGCTGGCTGGGTTGGCATGGCCTCCTCAGTCAACGATGGGCAAGGGGGGAATCGCCGGCCTGGGAGGGTTCATCCTGGGCCAGCGGCCGAAGGGACCTGGAAAGCGCCCCGAGTTGGCTGCGTGTGCTGGGGCTTGTTTTTTTTCTTTTATTCATAACCCTCTTGGCCCTGATCCTCATCGGCGGCTTTTGA